A genomic region of Ictidomys tridecemlineatus isolate mIctTri1 chromosome 10, mIctTri1.hap1, whole genome shotgun sequence contains the following coding sequences:
- the LOC101976794 gene encoding calmodulin, which yields MAEELSQEQVAEYKEAFTRFDKDGDGNINVQELGEVMQMLGKKLSEAELKALIAMVDTDKDGVISFQEFLAVVAKKMKAWGSEEDLRAAFRAFDINGDGHISVEELKQAMAQMGEQLSQEELDAMIREADVDKDGQVNYEEFVQILTQK from the coding sequence ATGGCTGAGGAGCTGTCTCAAGAGCAGGTGGCAGAGTACAAGGAGGCCTTCACCAGGTTCGACAAGGATGGGGATGGTAACATCAATGTCCAGGAGCTGGGTGAAGTGATGCAGATGCTGGGCAAGAAATTATCGGAGGCCGAGCTGAAGGCGCTCATCGCCATGGTAGACACAGATAAAGATGGTGTTATCAGCTTCCAAGAGTTCCTGGCAGTGGTGGCCAAAAAGATGAAGGCCTGGGGCAGTGAGGAAGACCTGAGGGCCGCCTTCCGTGCCTTTGACATCAACGGTGACGGCCACATCAGTGTGGAGGAGCTCAAGCAGGCCATGGCCCAGATGGGGGAGCAGCTTTCGCAGGAGGAGCTGGATGCCATGATCCGCGAGGCTGATGTGGACAAGGATGGGCAGGTGAACTATGAGGAGTTTGTGCAGATCCTCACCCAGAAGTAA